The Deinococcus hopiensis KR-140 sequence TGACGTCGCGCCCAGTGATGCCGGTGCCGCCGCTGGAGATCACCACCTCGGCCACGCCCATCAGCTCGGTGAGGGTGGCGCGGATGCTCGGCTGGTCGTCGGTCACCACGCGGTAGCCCACGACCTCGTGCCCCGCCACCCGCAGCTCGGCCAGCAGGTACCCACCGCTCTCGTCGGTCTCGGGCGTGCGGGTGTCGCTGACCGTCAGCACCGCCACCCGCACGGACCGGGGCGCTTCGGCGTGGTGGACGGTGGTGGTGGCCGCAGAGGGGGTGAGGTCCGTCATGGAGTCACGATACGCCCGGAAATGGGGGAGTAGAGGTGGATGGGGTCACGGTCCGGTTCGGCTTTCGTTTGGGGACTTTGGACTGGGAGAAGATAAGGTGGGCGCGCCGCGCCACATTTCGCCCCTATACTCTTTGATTGTGAAGTCCATCGGCCCCTACGTGGCCGCCCGGGAATTGACCGGGCAGCGGCCCCTCAGCGTGGTGCGGACGCTGCATGCCACCGATCGCCTCACGGGGATGCCGGTGCTGCTGCACGTGCTGCCCCACCCGGTGCCGCTCCCCGCCCTGCCCGCCGACCCCGCCCTGCTCGCCCCGAGCGACGGCGGCATCACGGGCGAGACGGCCTACCTCCTGACCGAGTTGCCGCCCCATGCCCGGCCCGCCACCGATCCCACCCTGGCGGCCCGGGGAGGACTGCGCGCCCTCGCTGCGTTGCACGGAGCCGGGCTGACGCACGGTGGCGTCAGCAGCGCGCAGCTGTGGGAGGTGGACGGCCGCGTGGTGCTCGTCGGTGCGGGCCTTCCATGGGGCGGCGAGTCCTCGCCCGCCGCCGATCTGCGTGAGCTGCTCGTGGCGCTGGAAATGCTGGGTGGGGTGCCCCCGGCCCTGCAGCGTGTGGCGCTGGACGACACCTCAGCCCGGGAACTGCTGGAAAGCTTTGACGCGGTGCCTGCTGGCCCGGCCCCGGTCCTCGGATCCTTGCCCCCCACCCGTGAGGCGCCCACGTCCCGTCCCGCGTCCACCGCTCGCCCGCCCGCGCTGGTCACCCTCCCCGACCCCGAGCCCGCTCTCCCCGCCCACGACGGCTCTCCCATCGTCCTTAGTGGCGCGCTGGCCGATACCCTGTGGAACGCGGAAAACGCGCCAGCCAAGCCGCCGGCACCGCCCCCGCCTGCGGTGGAGTCGCCCTTCACGCCCGATACCCTGATGGAGGACTCGGCCCTGCTGGTGGTCACGCCCGCCCCTCCCGCTCCTGCACCGGTGGGGCGCTCGGACCCGCCGCCTGGCCCAGCCGAACGAGAGCTGCTTGCCGGGGACCAGGGCAAGCTGCCAGAGGACACCCACCGGGTGATCCGCGCCGTGGGGGAGGGCGCAACCGCGCCGCAGGTGGCCGTGGGCAGCGCCCGCACCGCCGCCCGGCGGGTCGGCGGCGAGCCGGTCCGCATCGTGTGGAACCCCGACGGCACCCGGCGGGTGGTCAAGGAAGGGGTGGGCGGGCCGCCCCCGCCCCGGCGTTACGGCCCCGCCCGGTTCCCGTGGCCACTGTTGGCTGTGCTGGCGCTCCTGCTCGCGCTGGGCGGAGGCTTCTGGGCCTGGAAGACGCGCGCGTCCGTCTCTCCGTCCCGCCCGGTGACCCTCACGCCGAGCGCTTCCCGGTGCTGCCCGGTGACCTTCAAGGTCAGCGGCAACGCGGGCGTACCCGTGCGCCTGGAGGCCGTCTCGACCCCAGCTGGCACGGGGTGGAAGCGCGGAGACAAGATCGGGCGTGCGCCCGGCACCGTCCGCCTCCCGCAACCGGGAACGTACGTCCTGCGCGTCTCGGCCCAGGGCTACCGCCCCGTCACGGTGACGGTTCAGGTGCCGGAGGACGCGGTGGTGCCCATCGGGCTGGCGCCCTGAGCCGGAGGAGGGACAGGGGCAGAGGGCCGGGAGAGAATTCGCCGTCCCCTGCCCCCTGCTCAGCCTGCCCGGACATCTGCCCGGCTCCACATGACACAATCGGGCCCGTGAGTGTCGTCATTCTCGACTTCGGCAGCCAGTTCACGCGCCTGATCGCCCGGCGCTTTCGCGAACTTGGCGCGTACAGCGTGATCTTGCCGGGCAATGCCAGCCTGGAGCGCATCGCGCAGGAAAATCCTCAGGGCATCGTGTTGTCGGGCGGGCCCAGCAGCGTGTACGACGCTGCGGCCCCGCGCCCCGCACCCGGCGTGCTGGACCTCGACGTGCCGATCCTGGGCGTGTGCTACGGCATGCAGTACCTCGCCCACGAGGTAGGCGGCGACGTGAAGCGCGCGGGCAAGCGCGAGTACGGCAAGGCGGACCTGACCCGTTACGGTGGACAGCTGTTCGCGGGCATTCAGGGCGAATTCGTCGCCTGGATGAGCCACAGTGACTCCGTGACGCAGCTGCCCCGCGGCTATGAGGTGATCGCCGAGACCGAGGACACCCCCGTCGCGGGCATCGAGAACCCGGTCACCCGGCGCTACGGCGTGCAGTTCCACCCGGAAGTGGTTCACACCCCCAAGGGCGGGCAGATGCTGGCGAACTTCCTCGAGATCTGCGGTGTGGCGCGCGACTGGAACGCCGAACACATCATCGACGAGCTGATTGAGGGCGTGCGCGCGCAGGTGGGCGAGGGCCGGGTGCTGCTCGCGATCAGCGGCGGGGTGGATTCCTCCACGTTGGGGTTGCTGCTCGCGCGGGCCATCGGCGAGAAACTCACCGCCGTGTTTATCGACCACGGCCTTTTGAGGCTCGGCGAGCGCGAGCAGGTGGAGGCGGCGCTGCGGCCTCTGGGCGTGAATCTGGTGACGGTGGACGCCCGCGCTGAATTCATCGGGGCCCTCTCGGGCGTCTCGGACCCCGAACAGAAGCGCAAGATCATCGGGCGCGAGTTTATCCGGGCCTTCGAGCGGGAGGCGCGCGAGTACGGGCCCTTCGATTTCCTCGCGCAGGGCACCCTCTACCCGGACGTGATCGAGTCGGCGGGCGGCGAGGGTGCGGCCAACATCAAGAGCCACCACAACGTGGGTGGCCTGCCCGAGGACCTGGCCTTCAAGCTCGTCGAACCCTTCCGCACCCTCTTCAAGGACGAGGTGCGGGAAATCGCGCGCCTGCTCGGCCTACCGGACCACATCCGGATGCGTCACCCCTTTCCGGGCCCGGGATTGGCGATTCGCTGCCTGGGCGCAATCAGTGAGGAAAAACTCGACATTCTCAAGCGGGTGGACGACATCTTTGTCTCGGGGCTACGCGAGTTCGGGCTGTACGACGGTTGTAGCCAGGCGCTGGCGATCCTGACGCCCATCCAGTCGGTCGGCGTGATGGGCGATGAACGCACCTATTCGTATACGGCGGCGCTGCGGGCCGTGACCACCGACGACTTCATGACCGCCGAGTGGGCCAGGCTGCCCTACGACTTTCTCGCCACCATGAGTAACCGCATCGTCAACCAGGTCCACGAGATCAACCGGGTCGTCTACGACATTACCGGCAAGCCGCCTGCCACCATCGAGTGGGAGTGAGGCTGCGGGGGCCACACCGTTTCTCAATCCAGCCCCGCCCTGCCCGCGGCGACGATTTAACATGGAGCGGTGCGTGGCATGTTCAAGAAACGATCTCCGGCGCCTGACCCTGAGCCGCTGCGAAAGACCGCTGCGGGACACACCTCCGTGGAGCAGACCTCCGGGAGCCGGACCGCGGTGGGCCAGACGGCCGTGACCGCGCCGGACCGCGCCATACCCGAGCGGCGGATGCGGGTTGGGGACCGCTTTACCCAGGCCCTGGAAGAAGCGCTGGCCGGGCGGCCCTACCAGATCATGCGGCACGTGCAGCTGCGCGGTTTTCATGCCTTGACGCCCGAGGGTGAGCTGGCCCGGCGCGGCTGGGTCAAGGTCGATTACCTGGTAATCGCCCAGTTCACCCGGGTACCGGTGGTGGCGATCCGCCTGACCAACGTGACCTACGGCCGCGACCGCCGCCAGTCTCCCGAGCGTGAGCGGTACACCAGCCTCACGGGCAACAGCATCATCACCGTGCTGGACCTCGATCCCCACGTCCTGCTGGGCCCGGGGGCCCTGCTGCCGGTGTTGCGCCCGCACCTCTCGTAAGGGGCAGGTCAGATCTTGAGCAGCCCGTGGGGCGGGGTCGACCCGTCCCCAGCGGTCTCAGGGGACCCAGTCCACCGAAAGCGTTCGCGCAGGAAGCGGCCCTGCGTCAGCACCCGGTCCGCCGCCTCATGGTCGAGGCGCAGCGCGTCCTGTACGCCCTGGTCCATCAGGGCCAACTGCTCGCCGAGCAGCGCCTCGGGGTTCAGGCCCTGGGCTTCGAGCTGCCGCCGCGCGCCACCCTGCAGGTTGACGTAGCCGCGCAACGTCTCAGGCAGGTACTCGCCCTGCGTCTGCGCGATGATGTACCGGCTACGGGCATCGAGCGAGGCGGGGGCGTCGGCCAGCCGGGACAGCAGGGCCAGCGCCGCCGAGCGCTGGGGTTCGGGGAGCTGCAGGGCCAGCACGGGGGCGGCGTGGGGATCGGCCACAGGCACGGCCGGGGGGAGCAGGGGACGCTGCGCCTCGGCGAGAAGCCGCTTCTCGCGCAACACCTGAATCCTGTTGCGCCCCGAGACGTGAATGATGCCCATCACCCCGCCGAAAATGCTGCCGAAGGTGGCCAGAATGATCAACACCGCTTCTTCCAAGAGCTGTCCTCTCCCTTCCCGCCCTGCCCGGACTTCACGCGTCATCTGAGCATACCGCGTGCGGCCCGCGCGTCCTCCTTTAGAAGGGGGCGGGGAAGAGGAGCGGACCGGTGGCGCGCAGGATCAGGTGTCGCCCGCAGGGTCCCCCAGCGCTTTGCCCTGCTGCAGGGTGACCTGGGCCCGCTGCTGGAGCGAGGCGGGGTCCGTGCCGTCGACGGGAAAGAGGGCCACGCCCACGGACGCTGTGACCCTCAGCGCCTCTCCGCTGACCTCAAAGGGCGCGCCAAACACACCGAGAATCAGGGCCGTGACCCCGCGTGCATCGCTCCCACCGGGCAGGTCCTCCACCAGCACCATGAACCCGTCGCCTGAGCGCCGCGCCACCGTGTTGGGGGGACGCACCACGTCCTGAAGTCGGGCGGCCACCTGCGTGAGCAGGGCGTCGCCCGACGCGCGGCCATATCGCCCGTTCACCTCCGTGAGGGAGCCGATGTCCACGAGCAGGAGCGCGAAGGGCGCGTGCGTCGCCCGGCTGCGCGCCACCGCCTGACGCAGCCGGTCGTCGGCCAGCAGGGCCGTGGGCAGGCCAGTCAACCCGTCGAAGGGTGCGGCCATCTGCGGTTGTTCCCGGGCGTGCCGCAGCCCCTCCAGCGCGGCCATCGCCTGAAATGTGAGGGCTTCGAGCCACGCCACCTCGTCATCGCTGAAATCGCCGGCCTGGGGGGTGTGGATAACGGTGAGGGTGCCGTACACCGCGCCGTCCAGGAGCAGCGGCAGCACCACGATGCCGCCGCACTGGGTCTGCTGCCGGCGCGCCTGCACCGCCGGGCTCTCGCGCGGGTCGAGGTAGTTCGCGGGCGACACCGCGACCCGGCGCTCTCGCAGGGCCCAGCCGGTCAGGCCACCCTGCAGTTCCTCCCAGTCGGGCCGCTGCACGTACCGCGCGCCCGGCCCCGCCACCAGAAAATGCCGGACCAGCTCCGCTTCCGGGTTGAGCGTGATCAGAACTGCCCGGTGAACCCCCAGGAGTGTGGTGGGGGCGCTGACCACCCGGTGCAGCACGTCGTCTTCAGAGCCCGCCTGGGTCAGGGTCCTGGCCAAGTCGTACAGCGCCTGGGTCCGCAGGAGCGCCTGACGGGCGAGGGCGAGCACGCGCGTGGGACCGTCCATGGTGCTCCCATGATGCACCCTGGCCCTCTGGACTTCAGCTGTCCGCGTGCTCGGGCATACTCGCGGTCACCGCCGGGTCTACCCCGTCCTCGAAGCGCCCAAAGTTGTCGCGGAACATGCGGGCCAGCTTGCGGGCGGTGCGGTCATAGGCTGCGCTGTCGGCCCAGGCGCCGCGCGGGTTGAGCACCTCCGCGGGCACGCCGTTCACCGCCGTCGGGATTTCCAGGCCGAAGAAGGGCTCGCGGACAAAGGCCGCGCTGTCCAGCGCACCCGAGAGCGCAGCGTGAATCAGGGCGCGGGTATGTCGGATGCTCATGCGCGTGCCGGTGCCGTACTGACCGCCGCTCCAGCCGGTGTTGACCAGCCACACCCGCGCGCCGCTTTCCCCGATCTTGCCGGCCAGCAGCCGCGCGTACTCGCCGGGGTGCCGGGGCATGAAGGGCGCGCCGAAGCAGGTGGAGAAGGTGGGGATGGGCTCAGTGACGCCGTCCTCAGTGCCGGGAATCTTGGCTGTAAAGCCGCTGATGAACTGGTACATGGTCTGTTCAGGCGTCAGGCGGCTTAGCGGCGGCAGCACCCCGAAGGCGTCGGCGGTCAGGAAGATAATATTCCTGGGGTGCCCGGCGCGGCCCTCGGGCACGCTGTGGGCGATCTGGGTGATCGGGTAGGCGCTGCGGGTGTTCTCGGTGAGGGAATCGTCGTCGAGGTCCGGCGTGCCGTCGCGCCGCAGCACCACGTTTTCCAGCACCGTACCGTAGGTCTGCGTGGTGCGGAAGATGTCGGGTTCGGCTTCCGGGTTCAGGCGCACCACCTTGGCGTAGCATCCGCCCTCGAAGTTGAAGATGCCCGCGTCGGTCCAGCCGTGTTCGTCGTCCCCGATAAGGCGGCGGCTGGGGTCCGCCGACAGGGTGGTCTTGCCAGTGCCCGACAGGCCGAAAAACAGCGCCACATCCCCCTCGTCGCCGACATTGGCCGAGCAGTGCATGGGCATCACGCCCAGGGACGGCAGCAGGAAGTTCAGCACCCCGAAGATCCCCTTCTTGTTTTCGCCCGCGTACTCGGTGCCGCCTACCAGGATCATGCGGCGGCTGAAGTTCACCAGAATGAAGGTGTCGCTGCGCACACCGTCCGTCTCAGGATCTGCACGAAAGGAAGGCAGGTTCAAGACGGTCCAGTCCGGCTCGAACTCGGCCCGCTCGGCGTCGCTTGGCCGCACAAACATGTTGCGGACGAACAGCGAGTGGTAGGCCATCTCGGTCACGGCCCGCACGCCGAGGCGGTATTCGGAGTCTGTCCCCGCGAACACGTCCTGTACGAACAGCTCGCCTCCCGCCGCGTGGGCGGTCATCTTCGCCAGCAGCCGGTCAAACACTTCCGGCGAGGCAGGTGTATTGAAGCCGCCCCACCACACCTGATCGCGCGTCAGCTCGTCCTCGACGATAAACCGGTCTTTGGGGCTGCGGCCCGTCTTGTTGGTGTGGACCGTCAGCGGCCCGCTGGCCGACTGAACGCCCTCGCCCAGCCGCAGCGCCGCTGCGTACAGCTCATCGACGCCGAGGTTGTGGTGCACGGTTGCATTCTGGATACCAAGTTTTTGCAGCAGGGGAGTTCGGGTCAGGCTCATGCAGAAGGTTCCTTCCTTACGGGTCGGGCCCGCGAGCGGGGATCATGTCTAGAGGTCTAGAGGTGCTGAGACCCATCGTGGAACAGGAACCGGTTCCAAGCCAACCCTCTTGTTGTCACGCTGGGGGAAACAGTCCAGCCGACCGGAACACCGTAAGCGGAGCAACAAAGCTCGCCGCTGCGAAACAGGGCCGCGAAAAAAGGAGGCAGGAGCGCGGCGGCCCTGCCTCCCCAGCTGCGGGAGCCTCAGCGAACAGGGCGGCCCTGGGGATCCACAACGCGCACGTCGCGGTAGATCCCCGGAACGCGGATGACCGTCCAGGGAGTCGTGAGGGCCTGCGTCGTAATGCTGCCCGCTCCGGGGGCCTGAAGGCTTACGGTGACGGTGAGGATGCCGCCCTGGGCGCTCACGTCGGTTACCCCGACGCTGTAGCCGCCCGTCGAGCGCTGACCCAGGAACACGCCCACCAGCGTTTCGTTGCCCGAGAGGGTGGGGACGGAGGGAATTCCGGTCTGCCGTCCGTAGGCCAGACCCAGCAGGGCGCGGGCCGCCGCCTGGGTGGTCGCCACCTGCACATCGGCTTCGGTCACGCTGGCGTTGGTACCGCTGGCGACTTGGCTGAAACTCACGCGTCCTCCGGGGGTGGGAGTGGGGGCAGGCGAGGTCACGCCGCCCAGGGCAGAAACGGTGAGGATGCCCGGCAGGACATACAGCGCCGTGCGGCGGTATTCACTCGGGGCGGGTTCCACGGTCAGGGGTCCGTCCGGCACCTCGCCCTCGTTTAGCACGGCGACGGCCAGCGGTCCCTGCCCCAGCAGGGCGCTCCCGAGCGCCTCGGCCTCGTCCACGGTCAGGCGGCCGGCGTCGCGCAGGCCCGTCACGCCTGTGCCGCGCACGCCCCGGCCCGAGGTCCCGTTGAGGCGGGTCCAAGTGCGGCCGTCCGTATAGTAGATGGCCTGCACCCCGTGACTGAAGTTCACGTCGAAGAGACCCGCCGTGTCGCGGACCAGCGACAGCTTGGGCGGCAGCGCTGATGTGGGCAGCCGGTAGGTGGCCTTGCCATTCACGCTCAGCGTTCCGGGCACCGCGAGGCGGTCTTGGACCTGGGCGCGCAGGTCCAGCGCCGCGCCGCCGAGTTTGACGCTGCTCGCCGTGCCGGACCCCATGTTGCCGTAGATCCAGGCGATACGCTCCTGGGTTCCGCCGTAGAGCAGCGCCTCGTGGACGCGCAGTTGGCCGCTACCGGTCATGCTGCAGCCTGAGAGAAGGGCCGCGCTCAGGGCAAGCGCGGCGGTCAGGGTTTTGTTCATGGGGTCAGCTTAGGCATGGGGGCTGACCCTGGACTGAAGCTCGCCTTGATGAAACGCACAGAGAGGGGGGCGGGTTCACGGCCGGATGGGGCGTGTCGGTGGGCCAGGAGATTTTCGGGCAGGGGCACCCGTCGCGGTTCTCCCCACTCCGGCCGGGGCAGGGGAAAGCAGCGCTGCGCCCGGCGAAGACCGTGGGAAGTGCCGATAGGCTCGGCTCCCTCGCGTGCGTGAAGGCGTGGCTGTGCGCGCGTGCAGTTCAAAGAGGCCCGTGCGCTGCGCGTGGGGCGGCCTGGGAAGGTGGGGTGAGGCGGCCGACTCTCTTTCCCGGCGACGCGCAGCGCTCGGCAGGGAGAGAGGGCCTGGCGCAGCCAGAGGTGACGGGCACAGCCCGAACAGAGGGGGCCACCCCATCACCTCCGTCCTCACACCCCGGCCGCAGGCGGCGTAACGTCAGGGGAACCGCCCGGCGCTTCCTCGCCCCCCCCGATCTTCGCCGTGAGCAGCAGCGCCAGCGCCAGCAGGACGGAGCCCGCGCCTGCCCCGAGGGTGGCCGAGGGGCCCATCCGCGAGTAGAGCTGGCCGGTGGCGAGTGGGCCCACGGCCTGGGCAAGTTCGCCCATCGCCTGCGCGCCGCCCTGCACCCGGCCCTGTTCGCCTGCTGGAATCGCCAGTGACAGCAGGGTGGAGAGGCAGGCGGAAAAGACGCCCTCGCCCAGAGAGAAGACGAGCACGCTGAGGTAGACGAGGGCCGCGACGGGTTTCAGGGGCACCAGCGACAGGCCCACCATGCCGATCAGGCCCACGCCCAGGCCCAACTGCCCCAGGCGGCGTTCGCCGAGCAGGCGGATCAGGTGCGGCAGCA is a genomic window containing:
- a CDS encoding protease complex subunit PrcB family protein; this encodes MNKTLTAALALSAALLSGCSMTGSGQLRVHEALLYGGTQERIAWIYGNMGSGTASSVKLGGAALDLRAQVQDRLAVPGTLSVNGKATYRLPTSALPPKLSLVRDTAGLFDVNFSHGVQAIYYTDGRTWTRLNGTSGRGVRGTGVTGLRDAGRLTVDEAEALGSALLGQGPLAVAVLNEGEVPDGPLTVEPAPSEYRRTALYVLPGILTVSALGGVTSPAPTPTPGGRVSFSQVASGTNASVTEADVQVATTQAAARALLGLAYGRQTGIPSVPTLSGNETLVGVFLGQRSTGGYSVGVTDVSAQGGILTVTVSLQAPGAGSITTQALTTPWTVIRVPGIYRDVRVVDPQGRPVR
- a CDS encoding PEGA domain-containing protein, producing MKSIGPYVAARELTGQRPLSVVRTLHATDRLTGMPVLLHVLPHPVPLPALPADPALLAPSDGGITGETAYLLTELPPHARPATDPTLAARGGLRALAALHGAGLTHGGVSSAQLWEVDGRVVLVGAGLPWGGESSPAADLRELLVALEMLGGVPPALQRVALDDTSARELLESFDAVPAGPAPVLGSLPPTREAPTSRPASTARPPALVTLPDPEPALPAHDGSPIVLSGALADTLWNAENAPAKPPAPPPPAVESPFTPDTLMEDSALLVVTPAPPAPAPVGRSDPPPGPAERELLAGDQGKLPEDTHRVIRAVGEGATAPQVAVGSARTAARRVGGEPVRIVWNPDGTRRVVKEGVGGPPPPRRYGPARFPWPLLAVLALLLALGGGFWAWKTRASVSPSRPVTLTPSASRCCPVTFKVSGNAGVPVRLEAVSTPAGTGWKRGDKIGRAPGTVRLPQPGTYVLRVSAQGYRPVTVTVQVPEDAVVPIGLAP
- a CDS encoding sensor domain-containing diguanylate cyclase translates to MDGPTRVLALARQALLRTQALYDLARTLTQAGSEDDVLHRVVSAPTTLLGVHRAVLITLNPEAELVRHFLVAGPGARYVQRPDWEELQGGLTGWALRERRVAVSPANYLDPRESPAVQARRQQTQCGGIVVLPLLLDGAVYGTLTVIHTPQAGDFSDDEVAWLEALTFQAMAALEGLRHAREQPQMAAPFDGLTGLPTALLADDRLRQAVARSRATHAPFALLLVDIGSLTEVNGRYGRASGDALLTQVAARLQDVVRPPNTVARRSGDGFMVLVEDLPGGSDARGVTALILGVFGAPFEVSGEALRVTASVGVALFPVDGTDPASLQQRAQVTLQQGKALGDPAGDT
- a CDS encoding MogA/MoaB family molybdenum cofactor biosynthesis protein, translating into MTDLTPSAATTTVHHAEAPRSVRVAVLTVSDTRTPETDESGGYLLAELRVAGHEVVGYRVVTDDQPSIRATLTELMGVAEVVISSGGTGITGRDVTVPVVESLITKPLPGFGELFRMLSYREVGGAAMLSRAVGGLAGHTLLFALPGSLNAVRTAWEGLLRNELGHLAFEVARQGQPRGEQLRE
- the pckA gene encoding phosphoenolpyruvate carboxykinase (ATP), whose translation is MSLTRTPLLQKLGIQNATVHHNLGVDELYAAALRLGEGVQSASGPLTVHTNKTGRSPKDRFIVEDELTRDQVWWGGFNTPASPEVFDRLLAKMTAHAAGGELFVQDVFAGTDSEYRLGVRAVTEMAYHSLFVRNMFVRPSDAERAEFEPDWTVLNLPSFRADPETDGVRSDTFILVNFSRRMILVGGTEYAGENKKGIFGVLNFLLPSLGVMPMHCSANVGDEGDVALFFGLSGTGKTTLSADPSRRLIGDDEHGWTDAGIFNFEGGCYAKVVRLNPEAEPDIFRTTQTYGTVLENVVLRRDGTPDLDDDSLTENTRSAYPITQIAHSVPEGRAGHPRNIIFLTADAFGVLPPLSRLTPEQTMYQFISGFTAKIPGTEDGVTEPIPTFSTCFGAPFMPRHPGEYARLLAGKIGESGARVWLVNTGWSGGQYGTGTRMSIRHTRALIHAALSGALDSAAFVREPFFGLEIPTAVNGVPAEVLNPRGAWADSAAYDRTARKLARMFRDNFGRFEDGVDPAVTASMPEHADS
- the guaA gene encoding glutamine-hydrolyzing GMP synthase; this translates as MSVVILDFGSQFTRLIARRFRELGAYSVILPGNASLERIAQENPQGIVLSGGPSSVYDAAAPRPAPGVLDLDVPILGVCYGMQYLAHEVGGDVKRAGKREYGKADLTRYGGQLFAGIQGEFVAWMSHSDSVTQLPRGYEVIAETEDTPVAGIENPVTRRYGVQFHPEVVHTPKGGQMLANFLEICGVARDWNAEHIIDELIEGVRAQVGEGRVLLAISGGVDSSTLGLLLARAIGEKLTAVFIDHGLLRLGEREQVEAALRPLGVNLVTVDARAEFIGALSGVSDPEQKRKIIGREFIRAFEREAREYGPFDFLAQGTLYPDVIESAGGEGAANIKSHHNVGGLPEDLAFKLVEPFRTLFKDEVREIARLLGLPDHIRMRHPFPGPGLAIRCLGAISEEKLDILKRVDDIFVSGLREFGLYDGCSQALAILTPIQSVGVMGDERTYSYTAALRAVTTDDFMTAEWARLPYDFLATMSNRIVNQVHEINRVVYDITGKPPATIEWE